One region of Culex pipiens pallens isolate TS chromosome 2, TS_CPP_V2, whole genome shotgun sequence genomic DNA includes:
- the LOC120417375 gene encoding zinc finger protein 512B-like: MKFTILATSLAVVCTAALALETRSSSRTAASSSTSNEGKLDQTPAEDRQWKIEKRPKAGKKIHIFLGSKTGSKTKKGKKPTAEDSDGAETQTRKTPELTTRSDKSDDLAAAATSDAPDAAVGASEHYAVPEEHHQIIKEKIKIKHHHHHHHHNHVKTVVKKEPYPVEKVVQVPVEKIVHVPKPYPVEKVVEKVVHVPVEKIVHVPKPYPVEKIVEKIVHVPKPYPVEKIVEKPVHIAKPYPVEVKVPYPVEKIVHVDKPYPVEKIVEKIVHVPKPYPVYQKVAVPYEVKVPYEVPKPVPYPVEKKIPYPVEVEKKVPVPVKVEVEKHVPYPVKVFVPYEKKVPVPVKSSSSSTFTSFPFDKDIGYSSTKLHPFESQQHEVRHYGDEYSNGEEGYRRTTKTTYKKNKTKKTKKQEDYKSQQHQQQQQNQQQNQQQQQSYSAPVTEDHHEQNSGSYGGSSVSSSSENTQVHQNGGAHYSHTTYFTHPPSPAQSGYQQQPQKQQEQQQYNSQESTNYFNQQLVQYNQQPKYGPSTFPQQSDYQNQGSSSEGHYSHVDHYGAGTSQQEVIASPPNQQQMYDMSQHQQAMPQSFTLTGPTNPGGTLQLEAQPQSFQLLQLSPFQFQTPTGFSLPTAK; the protein is encoded by the exons ATGAAGTTTACG ATACTAGCAACCTCGCTGGCCGTGGTATGTACGGCGGCACTAGCACTTGAAACCAGATCCAGCAGTCGGACAGCGGCGTCCTCGTCAACATCCAACGAGGGCAAACTAGATCAGACCCCGGCCGAAGACCGCCAGTGGAAGATCGAGAAGCGTCCCAAGGCCGGCAAGAAGATCCACATCTTCCTGGGCAGCAAAACGGGCTCCAAAACAAAAAAGGGCAAGAAACCGACCGCCGAAGACAGTGACGGAGCGGAAACGCAAACACGCAAAACTCCCGAACTGACGACCCGCTCGGACAAGTCCGATGATCTAGCGGCAGCGGCAACTTCAGACGCCCCGGACGCGGCCGTTGGTGCCAGTGAGCATTACGCGGTTCCGGAGGAGCACCACCAGATCATCAAGGAGAAGATCAAGATCAAGCACCAtcatcaccatcaccaccacaacCACGTGAAAACGGTTGTCAAGAAGGAGCCATACCCCGTCGAAAAGGTTGTTCAAGTTCCCGTTGAGAAGATCGTTCACGTTCCAAAACCATATCCGGTAGAGAAG GTCGTGGAGAAGGTCGTTCATGTCCCGGTTGAAAAAATCGTCCACGTCCCGAAACCGTATCCGGTAGAGAAG ATCGTCGAGAAAATCGTCCATGTCCCTAAACCATATCCGGTCGAGAAG ATCGTCGAAAAGCCCGTTCATATCGCGAAACCGTATCCGGTTGAGGTGAAGGTCCCTTATCCAGTAGAGAAG ATCGTTCACGTGGATAAGCCATATCCGGTCGAGAAG ATCGTTGAGAAAATTGTACATGTACCGAAGCCCTATCCGGTATACCAGAAAGTCGCAGTTCCTTACGAG gtaAAGGTTCCTTACGAGGTCCCGAAACCAGTTCCGTACCCAGTTGAGAAAAAAATCCCGTATCCAGTTGAGGTAGAGAAAAAAGTCCCAGTGCCCGTCAAGGTCGAAGTTGAAAAGCACGTTCCGTACCCCGTGAAAGTGTTCGTGCCATACGAGAAAAAGGTACCCGTTCCGGTCAAGTCATCCAGCAGTTCAACATTCACTTCGTTCCCCTTCGACAAGGACATTGGATACTCGAGCACAAAACTGCATCCGTTTGAATCCCAACAGCATGAGGTGAGGCATTATGGCGATGAATACTCGAACGGTGAGGAGGGCTACAGGAGAACGACCAAAACCACATATAAGAAGAACAAGACCAAGAAAACGAAGAAACAAGAAGATTACAAGAGCCAACAAcaccaacagcagcaacaaaatcaacaacaaaatcaacaacaacaacaaagctaCTCAGCGCCGGTGACCGAAGACCACCACGAACAAAACTCAGGATCGTATGGAGGTAGCAGCGTCAGCAGCAGCTCCGAGAATACCCAAGTGCATCAGAACGGTGGTGCCCACTACTCGCATACCACGTACTTCACTCATCCGCCATCTCCGGCTCAAAGTGGTTACCAGCAACAGCCACAGAAACAACAAGAGCAACAGCAATACAATAGTCAGGAAAGTACCAACTACTTCAACCAACAGCTTGTGCAGTACAACCAGCAGCCCAAATACGGACCGTCGACTTTCCCTCAGCAGAGCGACTACCAGAACCAGGGATCCAGCAGTGAGGGCCATTACAGTCATGTAGACCACTACGGAGCCGGAACTAGCCAGCAGGAAGTGATCGCCTCACCACCGAACCAGCAACAGATGTACGACATGAGCCAGCACCAGCAAGCGATGCCCCAGTCATTCACCCTGACCGGACCGACCAACCCGGGAGGTACCCTGCAGCTCGAGGCCCAACCCCAGTCATTCCAGCTTCTCCAGCTGTCACCATTCCAGTTCCAGACCCCCACCGGCTTCTCCCTGCCAACCGCCAAGTGA